The following DNA comes from Deltaproteobacteria bacterium.
AAAACCACCAGGGCCCTGGCTTCGTGCACGGACGTGATGACAGAAGGCAATATGGGCGTGTTCTTTCCGGGCATGTACGCCATGGAAGCCAAACGCTACATGCACGACACGGGCTGCACCCGGGAACACCTGGCCAAGGTGGCCGTGAAGAACCACCGGAACGGTTGCCTCAATCCGCACGCACAGATCCGGCATGAGGTCACTATCGAGGAGGTGTTGAACTCGAAACTCATCGCCGACCCGCTGACCCTGTACATGTGTTCGCCCATCGGCGACGGCGGGGCCGCCGCCATTCTGTGCGCCGGCGACATCGCCGCCCAATACCGGTCGGACCCCGTGTTCATTGCGAGCAGCGGTATGTCTTCCGGAGCGTACCAGGATCTGGCCATCGACCGGCCGTCTCCCACGGCCGTGCAGATGGCCGCTCAGGAAGCCTACGAAATCGCGGGCATCGGCCCCGAGGACATCGACCTGGCGGAATTGCACGACGCTTTCTCCCCGGCGGAGCTGATCTATTTCGAGGAACTGGGCTTTTGTCCCCACGGTGAAGCACCCCGGTACCTGGACGAAGGGCGTACGGAAATCGGCGGCGCCATGCCCATCAATACGAGCGGGGGCCTCGAGTGCAAAGGGCATCCCGTGGGAGCCACCGGCCTGGCCATGATCCACGAAGTGGTGACCCAGCTTCGCGGCCATGCGGGTCCAAGACAGGTCCGGGGCCCTAAAGTGGGCCTCGTGCAGAACGGCGGAGGCCTCATCGGAGGCGACGCCGCCGCCATGTGCGTGCATATTCTGAAAATATGAAATCGCAGAGTATTCGGGGAACCCTTTTGAAAAAAGGTTCCCCGAGCCCCTCCCAAAACGTTTTACGTTGGGTCACCCCGCGTGCCGCGGGGAGACCTGGGGCAAGGTCGGATCTCCGGGGAGTGGATGACGAGGCCTGTAGGTTGGGTTGAGGTACGAAACCCAACAAATAGGCCCGTATCGCAAGGAATCACCGGGGCGTCGCCACGGGCGGCATGTAGGGGCGAATTGCCATTCGCCCCCTCGAAGGCGTAAGGCGCGTAGGCATGTAGGTTGGGTTGAGCATCGCGAAACCCAACAAATGGTCCGCGGATGCGCCCGTGTTGCAGGGAATGACCGGGGATTGTGATCGGTGACATGTAGGGGCGAATCGTGATTCGCCCCTCCGAAAACATAAGGCACAAGGTTGGGTTGAGGAACGAAACCCAACAAATAGGTCCGGATACGTTGGGTTACGCTCGCTGCGCTCGCTAACCCAACAACCAAAGGAGGGTACTATGGAGAAGTACGATCAGTTGCGAGGCGAGGAGTATGTCAACGACTGGCCGCGACACTCCGCTCAGGACTTGCGGCGTCGTGAAGCCACGATATTGGCGGCCAAGTTGTGCATGAACGCGGCGCTGACGGCTCCCGTGGCCGGCGGCGTGCCGCAGGTCGAGGCACATCTGGTGTACGGTCAGGAGGAGCTCGAGAAGGTGGCGCGTAAGATGGAAGAACTGGCCTACACCAACGAACGCTGGAAACAGCGTTTTCTCAACGAAGCCGTCATGGTGCGCGAGTCGGACGTGATCCTGTTCCTGGGGAACTACCGCGCCCACGAAACGCCTCTGGACGCCAATTGCGGTCTGTGCGGCGGAGCCCAGGGCTGCTCGTTTCTCTATACCCGGCGCAAAACCAAGGACGGACTCATCGACATAACGGATCGCCGCAGCGAAACGCCCATCCAGGGCCCGTTGTGCGGGGCCCGGGTCGACGACCTGGGATACGCGTGGGCTTCCGCGGCGTGGATGGCTCAAACGCTTCTGGTGGACGCCCGCCCCTTCATGAGCGTCGGCCTGGCCGGCATGAAACTCGGATACTGTCCCAATTCGGCCATTGTCGTGGGCATGCCCATGGCGACCCTGTCCAAGAACCCGTATCAGGACATCAATATCGATTACCACCTGGTGAACATGGATAAGATGATCGACAACACCCGGAAGAATTTCGTGTGCAACCGGCAGACCGCGTCGGGCATCAATTTCGACTATCGGACCCAATACCCGAAGAAGAAGGAGGAATAGCATGGCCAGAATTCGTGGAATAGAAGCGGCCCGGGAGGGATTACTCCAGGCGGCCAAACTGGCGACGGTCGCGGCCTATCGCGCGCCTCAACTCACGGCCAGGCTGACCCTCAAAACGGAAATCGTCACGGGAGAAGACTTGCGGCCCATTATCGAGTTCTATGGCGAGGTGGCGCCCATTTCTCCGGTCATGTCCTTCGATTACGAGACCATCAAGCATTTCGTGGACAGTGGAGAGGGCATCGCCGTGCTCCTTCTGGGTGCGGACCTGACCGTTTCCGAAATGGGTTGGGATTGCGGAGCCTGCGGATTCGAAAGCTGCGCCGAGTTCAACCGGTACACCAAGGAACACAAGAGTCCAGGCCTGCTGTGGAGCGGTCCCTCGTGCGCGTGGAAAGTCATGGATTTTGCCGCGGCCTGCGATTTCGCGTGCGCGGCCCTGAATCAGTACCGCCTCGACAACCGGGCCATGGGCACCTGCGGCGCCGCGGCGGCGGCCACGGGTTTCCTTCCCGGATCGAGCGCCGTCATCGGCATTCCCATCGGCCCTCCGGGCGAATTGAAATACTACAGCCGTTCCCAGAACATGAAGGCCTTTCCTCACGAGCGGCATCGCGAGTGTCTGATCCGAACGTCTCCCACCAACTGGATGGCTTTCCCGGGCAGTACGCGTCCGCCCATCAAGACGAAGGACAACTGGTGGGAAAACCAGGAGTTCATCAAGTGGGCGCCCCTGTCCGAAGCGGAACTCCAGTTCGTGCAGCAGACCCTGGGAAAAGTTCAGGCCGTGGCCATGAAGCACGCGCCCAATGTGGCTAAATTCTACGAAGACGAAAAGTAGCCACAGGGATCGTTTGCTGGTATAAATATATCCTTTGAGAGGGTATTTGGGGAACCCTTCTGAAGAAGGGTTCCCCGACCCCCTCCCAAGACTTCTAAATTCGGGTCATCCCGCAGGCCGGTGCCGGCCTGCGGGATGACCCGCTGCAATACGCGGTTTCCCCTCGCACGGTCATCATGCTGTGAGCGCCTCCCGCAGGAGCCTGCCGTGAGCTTGCTGAAAGCCGTGAGCCCGTCGAACCGGTCGAAGGGTGGCGCCTGCTTGAAGGGTTTTGAAGGGGGGATCGGGGGGAAACGTTGGAAAAAGTTTCCCCCCGTTGATAAGACGATCACGAAAGCGGACTGGATAATGGATTTCGACCTGACTGAAGAGCATCGCATGATCCGGGAGATGTCCCGGGATTTCGCGGACGAAGTG
Coding sequences within:
- a CDS encoding thiolase family protein; amino-acid sequence: MGKPARNVAVIGIGMTKFGKHPELSLKDLAREAGWAAIRDAGVDPRNIEVIYCGNSVEGLLSGQEDVRGQVVMREMGLAGKAVINTPNACASSSTSFREAWLAVASGVYDIALAVGFEKLYIDDTAKTTRALASCTDVMTEGNMGVFFPGMYAMEAKRYMHDTGCTREHLAKVAVKNHRNGCLNPHAQIRHEVTIEEVLNSKLIADPLTLYMCSPIGDGGAAAILCAGDIAAQYRSDPVFIASSGMSSGAYQDLAIDRPSPTAVQMAAQEAYEIAGIGPEDIDLAELHDAFSPAELIYFEELGFCPHGEAPRYLDEGRTEIGGAMPINTSGGLECKGHPVGATGLAMIHEVVTQLRGHAGPRQVRGPKVGLVQNGGGLIGGDAAAMCVHILKI